In Aspergillus luchuensis IFO 4308 DNA, chromosome 1, nearly complete sequence, the following are encoded in one genomic region:
- a CDS encoding DUF3433 domain-containing protein (COG:S;~EggNog:ENOG410PIN4;~InterPro:IPR021840;~PFAM:PF11915;~TransMembrane:8 (i26-44o70-89i135-154o485-503i593-619o639-660i705-728o1050-1072i)) produces MTTELTRDAPQIRTSGWLPRTLRRRYLIPLACLMFFMLLVTEFLRQLGNNEGSLSLFTSTDQLTDTRKFAYTYVPTILSMVIAVLWSLVEYDALRLEPYFQLSRPQGAPADVLLLNYEFGHYTTAPFFAMRNRHWLAVCISILSILLQLVFPSLQSSLFNMDDATVYKNQHLQTWPTIVNLEEQESLVDNIIQNTTSIRDHRDLSYSQPESSKYAMAPVAIPLDVQYDTKMWELTQSIYWTELSCTEIDVEDAVTVDVSSNTSSFGIGSPTRQPLIWNLYDVSTTDNCTLELSEEITIPPTNSSVQISHWQPNASTTSITKQCASFDLIGLTVDVSLNKSSELDRQKSDYSSSDYIHQVNGFGCKLVYLTSEAGISVQVNGSLSIVDLHPNSTTEVSRASLNTTHFKSIILQEVASTNGTSTFNKKPVRPSTLHRDLISKLETSVQGAFVPLMNRIFDLTSQSHYVQASHVTHQMAIIVGPVQSFFSEAILLFGLVMVLYLAYTYPNRPNMLRSDPASIASMCGIMADVIDASCLSHLNLDQLSTRQLRTILKNYTCRWQQASDPPRICIEPSAVPRSQRQIFQGKPDPRPHFLLIPIFALEIFLFIAVFAGIVTIFVVCAKDGAFHALTYLNSDSLAALFQFIPSALASIIRALCLSIYRYLSVLEPWSVLQAGGASAASSLLLEYGSLNPIASLFKWFSYRHFLLGLVGVACMFNTAMSILASGLFRHELGPTRADADMKSNYSYASIAIRQASPIGPELDTIKSSIYSGTSVLAWTTSSYSFLPAWTDTSSEWLVGGTIRGVGADLVCKQLSIADSYSEDPVTNVASWQYSPFNESDTVCQIDTIQDTEASQVNSLTVRFFASPTFAQSSGCQKPAVVVVAYPSGGGYLQTTPDTAVALYCESLFIMQNFSVGFNSDGYIQYHVPLNGTFVTDDAILRNGTTNLANYNLRLSNPLSVTYNGSYLETNNASSTDWFGTLTANLYRILDTNTSVITANVLESATRNVYRSIFATDLSLERDAYFQLQDHPARISDGIIYNMSWAVVPSFASFMYVLIIVVFDGCVVASVFLTRRGRFKFPRIPRSIGSIIPWVIHGQVLNDFKGTYAWSEGDREKHFVDLDKRYKLNRHETADGQWKYVLDEDNSRRDSESSTIELQPITPVPKNRFRTLLRRVTSDDRNQNG; encoded by the exons ATGACAACAGAGCTTACCCGCGATGCTCCTCAGATCCGGACTTCAGGATGGCTTCCGCGGACCTTGCGCCGACGATACTTGATTCCGTTGGCCTGCCTCATGTTCTTCATGCTGTTGGTGACTGAGTTTCTTCGACAACTGGGCAACAATGAAGGCAGCCTCAGTCTCTTTACCTCGACTGACCAACTCACCGACACCCGGAAATTCGCCTACACCTACGTTCCCACCATCCTGAGCATGGTTATCGCAGTCTTATGGTCCCTCGTTGAATATGATGCTCTTCGGCTCGAACCGTACTTCCAACTATCAAGACCCCAAGGGGCTCCGGCTGATGTGCTTCTTCTCAACTACGAATTCGGTCACTATACAACCGCGCCATTCTTTGCTATGAGGAACCGCCATTGGCTTGCGGTCTGTATCTCAATCCTGAGTATCCTCCTGCAATTGGTATTCCCGTCGTTGCAAAGTAGTCTATTCAACATGGATGATGCTACCGTCTACAAGAATCAGCACCTTCAAACATGGCCGACTATCGTGAACCTCGAAGAGCAGGAATCCTTGGTGGATAACATCATCCAGAACACGACCAGCATTCGAGACCATCGGGACCTGTCTTATAGTCAGCCGGAATCGAGCAAGTACGCCATGGCACCGGTGGCTATACCATTAGATGTTCAATACGACACCAAAATGTGGGAACTCACACAATCCATCTACTGGACAGAGTTATCCTGTACTGAGATCGACGTGGAAGATGCCGTAACCGTTGATGTATCCTCCAATACTTCTTCATTCGGTATCGGATCTCCCACTAGACAACCCTTGATTTGGAACCTCTACGACGTGTCAACAACCGATAATTGCACCCTGGAACTCAGCGAGGAAATCACCATACCGCCGACAAACTCATCTGTGCAGATTTCACACTGGCAGCCGAACGCATCCACGACTAGTATTACCAAGCAGTGTGCTTCTTTCGACCTAATCGGACTGACGGTGGACGTTAGTCTCAACAAATCCAGTGAACTTGATCGTCAGAAATCCGACTATTCGAGCTCTGATTACATCCATCAGGTCAATGGATTTGGCTGCAAGCTTGTCTATCTGACCTCGGAAGCTGGCATCTCAGTGCAAGTAAATGGTTCGCTTTCAATCGTTGATCTGCATCCGAACTCGACTACAGAGGTCTCAAGAGCTTCTCTTAATACTACCCACTTCAAAAGCATAATCTTGCAAGAGGTGGCCTCCACCAATGGCACTTCCACGTTCAATAAAAAGCCAGTGAGGCCATCCACACTTCATCGCGATCTTATCTCGAAGCTGGAAACTAGCGTTCAAGGCGCTTTTGTACCGTTGATGAACAGGATCTTCGATCTCACCAGTCAGTCACACTATGTGCAAGCTTCTCATGTGACACATCAGATGGCCATCATTGTTGGCCCGGTAcagtccttcttctccgaggcAATCCTTCTGTTTGGATTGGTAATGGTTTTGTATTTGGCCTACACCTACCCAAATCGCCCGAATATGCTTCGAAGTGACCCGGCTTCTATCGCATCCATGTGTGGTATCATGGCCGATGTCATTGATGCTTCGTGTCTGTCTCACTTGAACCTAGATCAGTTGTCAACCAGACAGTTGAGGACCATTCTCAAGAACTATACTTGCCGCTGGCAGCAAGCTTCTGACCCTCCCCGTATCTGTATTGAGCCATCTGCTG TTCCTCGGTCTCAAAGGCAGATCTTCCAAGGCAAACCCGATCCAAGACCTCATTTCCTCCTTATACCAATTTTCGCTCTTGAAATATTCCTCTTCATAGCGGTATTTGCAGGTATTGTGACGATATTCGTGGTGTGTGCCAAGGATGGGGCATTCCATGCATTGACATATCTCAACTCCGACAGTCTGGCGGCGTTGTTCCAATTCATCCCGTCTGCACTCGCTTCCATTATCAGGGCATTATGCCTCTCAATATACCGATACCTGAGCGTCCTGGAACCATGGTCTGTTCTTCAGGCAGGGGGCGCATCCGCTGCGTCTTCCCTACTTCTCGAGTACGGGTCATTGAATCCTATTGCTTCACTCTTTAAGTGGTTCAGTTACCGCCACTTCTTGCTGGGACTCGTAGGAGTGGCCTGTATGTTCAATACCGCAATGAGCATATTAGCCAGCGGGCTTTTTCGGCACGAGCTTGGTCCGACGAGGGCGGATGCTGATATGAAGTCCAACTACAGCTATGCGTCAATCGCCATAAGACAAGCCTCGCCAATAGGCCCCGAACTTGACACCATTAAGAGCAGCATCTACAGCGGTACCTCGGTGCTCGCTTGGACCACATCCAGCTATTCATTTCTCCCTGCATGGACGGACACATCGTCCGAATGGCTCGTTGGGGGCACCATTCGGGGCGTTGGTGCCGATTTAGTATGCAAGCAGCTTTCGATCGCCGACAGCTATTCCGAGGACCCGGTAACAAATGTAGCCAGTTGGCAATACTCGCCTTTCAACGAATCAGATACGGTGTGCCAAATAGACACAATCCAAGACACTGAGGCTAGCCAAGTAAACAGTTTGACGGTTCGCTTCTTCGCTTCACCGACATTTGCACAATCAAGTGGCTGTCAGAAGCCTGCTGTCGTCGTGGTTGCCTACCCCAGCGGAGGTGGCTATCTACAAACCACACCCGATACCGCAGTCGCGTTGTATTGCGAATCCCTCTTCATTATGCAGAATTTCTCTGTTGGTTTCAACTCTGATGGGTACATACAGTACCATGTTCCTCTCAATGGCACCTTTGTGACAGACGATGCGATTCTACGCAACGGGACGACAAACCTGGCCAACTACAACCTCAGGCTATCAAACCCTCTAAGCGTCACATACAATGGCTCGTATCTAGAAACCAACAATGCAAGCAGCACTGATTGGTTTGGCACCCTCACGGCAAATCTCTACCGCATTCTGGACACCAATACAAGTGTCATTACCGCAAATGTTCTCGAATCCGCCACCCGCAATGTCTACCGGTCAATCTTTGCAACTGATCTATCGCTTGAGCGGGATGCTTACTTCCAACTTCAAGACCACCCTGCTCGGATCAGCGATGGTATTATCTACAACATGTCATGGGCGGTGGTCCCATCGTTTGCATCATTCATGTATGTTCTAATCATAGTGGTCTTTGATGGGTGCGTT
- a CDS encoding phosphatase PAP2 family protein (COG:S;~EggNog:ENOG410PM27;~InterPro:IPR026841;~PFAM:PF14378;~TransMembrane:7 (o6-23i71-91o152-171i183-200o231-252i259-280o286-307i)): MGAVKNILEPAAIVAAFTAGALINRRKNAKLLATPDVESPLLEAPPVDIKPNDEDSDERIIRNRRTIQSRILAKFPFLLEIWYWLLTYWIYQGLRAFSARMISGHEAIFDTAERHALSILSFEHFLHLDVELSVQRYVLEQKPWLMGFLARVYYSHIVLGVIFIVYCYTCIQRDKYQAIRRTLAFENVIAFTILTLWRCMPPRLLPEEYGFIDVLHSNAGGSAWTQNKFQLTIAAMPSLHFGNSMFIALCLLKFSPHWYLRAVAPIWPMLMGLTIVATANHFILDAVVGACVTLTAFRFNAVMLYLLPVERTLFRLLRIEKP, translated from the exons ATGGGCGCGGTGAAGAACATTCTAGAGCCTGCGG CGATTGTCGCCGCCTTCACCGCAGGAGCACTCATCAATCGGCGCAAGAACGCTAAGCTCCTCGCTACGCCGGACGTCGAGTCACCACTGCTGGAAGCTCCTCCAGTGGACATAAAGCCAAACGATGAGGACTCTGATGAGCGCATAATTCGAAACCGCCGAACCATACAATCACGGATCCTTGCCAAATTCCCCTTCTTGTTGGAAATATGGTATTGGCTACTCACATATTGG ATTTATCAAGGTTTACGGGCGTTTTCCGCTAGGATGATCAGTGGCCATGAGGCTATTTTCGACACCGCTGAGCGCCATGccctttccatcctctcGTTCGAGCACTTCCTTCACCTTGATGTCGAGCTATCCGTACAAAGATATGTGCTTGAGCAGAAGCCATGGCTCATGGGATTCCTGGCTCGAGTATACTATTCACACATTGTCCTCGGTGTGATATTCATCGTCTACTGCTATACCTGCATCCAACGAGACAAGTATCAAGCAATCAGGCGTACACTGGCGTTCGAGAACGTCATTGCCTTCACCATCCTTACCTTGTGGAGGTGCATGCCACCTCGCCTGCTGCCAGAGGAGTACGGCTTCATCGACGTTCTGCACAGCAATGCAGGCGGCTCAGCCTGGACGCAGAACAAATTCCAGCTCACAATTGCAGCGATGCCCTCGCTCCACTTCGGCAACTCGATGTTCATTGCGCTCTGCCTGCTGAAGTTCAGTCCTCATTGGTACCTTCGAGCTGTGGCACCCATCTGGCCCATGCTCATGGGACTTACTATCGTTGCGACGGCCAATCATTTTATCCTAGATGCTGTCGTCGGTGCATGTGTGACGCTCACGGCATTTAGATTTAACGCCGTCATGttatatcttcttcctgtggAAAGAACACTCTTCAGGTTGTTGCGTATAGAGAAACCCTAG
- the AGC1 gene encoding citrin (COG:C;~EggNog:ENOG410PFJQ;~InterPro:IPR011992,IPR023395,IPR018108,IPR002048, IPR018247,IPR002067;~PFAM:PF00036,PF13405,PF00153,PF13202,PF13499;~TransMembrane:1 (o276-296i);~go_function: GO:0005509 - calcium ion binding [Evidence IEA];~go_process: GO:0055085 - transmembrane transport [Evidence IEA]), which yields MVADRRRSGKVSLADWTTFENLLDKPDAEYEIAFRLFDTEGTGTVKWDTFKEVCNLSKSSDSIPFDWNSEWASLYTGKTKRRHDMTYPQFSQMLRGLQGERIRQAFHAFDKDGDGYIEPEDFQRIILETSKHKLSDYVLENLPSLCNISAGTKISYATVRAFQNIMREMDIIDVIVREAAQHSDDGKITRADFLNAAARVTRFSLFTPMEADILFHFAGLDAPSGRLSQKDFAKVIDASWRMPLAVAGQAASDKAHQVAEKSKSVLYSVLESVHHFALGSLAGAFGAFMVYPIDLVKTRMQNQRSTRVGERLYNNSLDCFRKVIRNEGFTGLYSGVVPQLIGVAPEKAIKLTVNDLVRGHFTNKENGKIWTGHEILAGGTAGACQVIFTNPLEIVKIRLQVQGEIAKSVEGAPRRSALWIVKNLGLMGLYKGASACLLRDVPFSAIYFPTYAHLKSDFFGESPTHKLGVVQLLTAGAIAGMPAAYLTTPCDVIKTRLQVEARKGEVKYTGLRHCAATVWRDEGFKAFFKGGPARIIRSSPQFGFTLAAYEVLQKMLPMPGSEPEVTPAGQIEPGVGLQTAKAPLPYLRSRNALKLILDLDQNIGRVPIPSADRWPKFLQQSKQ from the exons ATGGTCGCCGACAGGCGCAGATCCGGCAAAGTCAGCCTTGCCGACTGGACGACTTTCGAGAACCTGCTGGACAAACCCGACGCGGAATACGAGATCGCTTTTAGATTGTTCGACACGGAAGGAACGGGCACCGTGAAATGGGACACCTTCAAGGAAGTGTGCAACCTGAGCAAGAGCAGCGACAGCATCCCGTTCGATTGGAACTCAGAATGGGCTTCCCTTTACACTGGAAAGACAAAGCGCCGACACGACATGACGTACCCTCAATTCTCCCAGATGCTTCGCGGTCTGCAGGGAGAACGCATTAGGCAAGCCTTCCACGCTTTTGACAAGGACGGTGATGGCTACATCGAGCCCGAAGACTTCCAGCGCATCATCCTCGAGACCTCGAAGCACAAGCTGTCCGACTACGTCTTGGAAAACCTCCCCAGTCTGTGCAACATCTCCGCCGGTACCAAGATCTCCTATGCCACCGTCCGTGCCTTCCAGAACATTATGCGTGAGATGGATATCATTGATGTTATTGTGCGTGAGGCGGCCCAGCACAGCGACGATGGCAAGATCACGCGCGCGGATTTCTTGAATGCTGCCGCTCGTGTTACCCGGTTCTCCCTTTTCACCCCCATGGAGGCCgacatcctcttccacttcgCTGGATTGGATGCTCCCTCTGGAAGACTTTCGCAGAAGGATTTCGCCAAGGTCATTGACGCATCGTGGCGTATGCCCCTCGCAGTTGCTGGACAAGCTGCGTCGGATAAGGCGCACCAGGTTGCCGAGAAGTCCAAGTCGGTGCTGTACAGCGTGTTGGAGTCCGTCCACCATTTCGCCCTGGGCAGTCTTGCAGGTGCTTTCGGAGCCTTCATGGTGTACCCTATTGATCTTGTGAAGACCCGTATGCAGAACCAGCGCTCAACTCGCGTCGGAGAGAGACTTTACAACAACTCGCTGGATTGCTTCAGGAAAGTGATCCGTAACGAGGGTTTTACCGGCTTGTACTCTGGTGTCGTCCCTCAATTGATCGGTGTCGCCCCCGAGAAGGCTATTAAGCTCACTGTGAACGACCTTGTGCGTGGGCACTTCACCAACAAGGAGAACGGAAAGATCTGGACTGGTCACGAGATCCTGGCCGGTGGTACTGCCGGAGCTTGTCAAGTT ATCTTCACCAACCCTCTGGAGATTGTCAAGATTCGTCTCCAAGTCCAGGGTGAGATCGCAAAGTCTGTTGAGGGTGCTCCTCGCCGCTCTGCCCTCTGGATCGTCAAGAACCTGGGTTTGATGGGTCTGTACAAGGGAGCAAGTGCCTGTCTGCTCCGTGATG TCCCGTTCTCCGCCATCTACTTCCCTACTTATGCGCACCTGAAGTCCGACTTCTTCGGCGAGTCGCCCACTCACAAGCTCGGCGTTGTGCAATTGCTCACTGCAGGTGCTATTGCTGGTATGCCCGCAGCCTATCTTACTACCCCATGTGACGTGATCAAGACCCGTCTGCAGGTCGAAGCCCGCAAGGGTGAGGTCAAGTACACCGGACTGCGTCACTGCGCGGCCACTGTTTGGAGGGATGAAGGATTCAAGGCTTTCTTCAAGGGAGGCCCGGCTCGTATCATTCGTTCATCCCCACAGTTCGGTTTCACACTTGCCGCCTATGAGGTCCTGCAGAAGATGCTTCCTATGCCCGGGTCTGAACCGGAAGTTACCCCGGCGGGACAAATCGAACCTGGCGTCGGCCTGCAGACTGCCAAGGCTCCTCTGCCATACCTCAGATCCAGGAACGCCCTCAAGCTGATCCTGGATTTGGATCAAAACATTGGCCGCGTTCCGATCCCCTCGGCGGACCGTT